The Pseudomonadota bacterium region AACACCATCACCCAGATTCCAATCAACGTCTCTTGTACGAACTGGGGGTGAACTAGACGGCTAGCTGCCTCATACAAGAGCCAGCAGGCAGAGCCAGCAATAAAAATCGATTGACCAAGAGCCGCAATGGCTTCGACTTTGCCATGGCCAAAACGGTATTTTTTATTGGCAGGACGTTGCGCATGGCGTACAGCGACAACATTAATTGCCGATGCAGCAGCATCTAGCAAGGAATCAATCAGTGTCGCCTGCAAGCTAACCGCTTGTGTCATCCACCAACCAACACACTTTCCAAAGATTAAAACAATTGCAATGGATACAGAAGCGTAACTGGCATAGCGAACAAGACGCGCTTTTTGCGCAAGCAGTGGGGCTTCTGGTAGATCCGACACTTTTCATTCCTTTCTATCGAATTTCTTGCAAGCATTATGCCCGATTTTGGTGATTTGAAAAGCCAATTTTCGGCATGGTTCAAAAGAGTGGGCTCTTGGGTTACACACCTTCAGGATGACGGTCGAGGTGTGTAACCCAAGAGCCCCCTTTTCTGAACCACCCCCAATTTTCTTGCTTTTACCCTCAATACTTATGTATGCTGGGAGTGTAATAGATATTTTAAGAAATATAAATGAGTGAAGTAGTTTTCTAGGAGATCACAATGATGAAATCATATTCAAAAAGTCAATTGATTGCAGTGCTAGCCATTGCTGCCATGGGATGCGGTTGCACCACAGGTGGCACCAAACAAACCGCAGGAACCCTGCTAGGTGGTGTTGGCGGCGGTGTTTTAGGCTCCACAATCGGTAAAGGTAAAGGCAAGACGGCTGCAACCATTGCAGGCGCGCTTATTGGTGGCTACGTTGGTGGCACCATTGGTAAGGGCTTGGATGATACCGATCGTATGATGGCCAACCGTACAGCTCAGCAAACCTTTGAGCATGCCCCTGACGGTCAAGCCAGCTCTTGGAACAATCCAAACTCTGGAAACTCTGGATCTATGATCGTCAACAAGACATACGTTCCTCCACAAGGTACTCCTTGCCGTGAATACACCACAACTGTCATGGTCGGCGGAAAACGCGAGCAAGCTTACGGAAGAGCCTGCCGCCAGGCGGACGGTTCTTGGAAGATTATGTCTGAAGGCACTGCTTAGAGCTTAGGAATGAGTGCGAAATAACTTCTAATTTTCAGGCGTGGTTTAATGGACGCGTTGCTACATTATTCTGTGGGGATCTGCCCCACCAATGGCATTCGGTTAATCCTTCTTTATCTTTTGACTATTCCCGCAAGCCCATTTTTTAAGGGGTTTATTGAGAGATTACCCTCCCCCATTTTATAGTTGAATGGGTGCAGTATACACAAATCTTTCTGTTAACCGAATGCCATTGGTTCCAATCTCTTTTAGCTCCGACTGCTCACGCTCACGGCCGATGAAATTCTCGTTTAATTTGATAATGAAAGGTTGCATGCTCTACCATAATTTAGCCAACTAGCATCATTATATGAGCTACTTGGCTGATTTTTAAAATATTTGTAGCTGCTTAGTCCGTGCAACGATAGGGCAACCGCGTTCTTTTCAAGTTTCAATCCGTGGGAAATTAAAACCTTCAGTCCAAGGGTGCAGCGCACAATGACCGGTTAAAAAGGCGAATTAAGAAGCTTGTACCTCATGTTCAACATGAGGCTGTGCGTCTTTGGCTCAACCTTTACTCTAAAGGGATTATCTCCATTGGGAAAAGATACGTCATGACTAAAGCTACTATAAGTAGAAAATGTATATTCTCCACCAAAAGTGAATTCACTGTTAACCGGAATATCTGCACCAGCACCAACAACTACTCCGATCCTGTACTTAGATGATGAACCTGAAAGGTTTACATTCGTTTTTGAATTTGCCTTCCAATGACCCAAAGCAATGCCCGCCTTTAAATAAGGCAGAGCTGCATTTTGGTATAAATACCCGAAACGTGCACTTAGATCATAAAGTTGGGTCACTTCAACTTTAGTTGTTAATTTTGGGGTATTGAGAATAAAAAATGATGTACTGCCATCGGCATCAGCCAAATTTGCATTAGCTTCTAAACCCAGGTAGATATATTCATCGGTCAGATAACCCCAGCCAAAGTGAACTCCACCTGCTATACCTTCCCCGGAAACGTCTGACTTGCTGTTAATGTTTGGCATCCCCGGTAATGTTCCA contains the following coding sequences:
- a CDS encoding outer membrane beta-barrel protein, whose translation is MKKTLILTMVLECVPLVPGRATEVKQALGSESQANATMKNALGAGSGIGAKDSPVNGFNAGVQIGFVATDSKVKIGAGTLPGMPNINSKSDVSGEGIAGGVHFGWGYLTDEYIYLGLEANANLADADGSTSFFILNTPKLTTKVEVTQLYDLSARFGYLYQNAALPYLKAGIALGHWKANSKTNVNLSGSSSKYRIGVVVGAGADIPVNSEFTFGGEYTFSTYSSFSHDVSFPNGDNPFRVKVEPKTHSLMLNMRYKLLNSPF
- a CDS encoding RT0821/Lpp0805 family surface protein; the protein is MMKSYSKSQLIAVLAIAAMGCGCTTGGTKQTAGTLLGGVGGGVLGSTIGKGKGKTAATIAGALIGGYVGGTIGKGLDDTDRMMANRTAQQTFEHAPDGQASSWNNPNSGNSGSMIVNKTYVPPQGTPCREYTTTVMVGGKREQAYGRACRQADGSWKIMSEGTA